The DNA region CTCCCTGAATAAAGTGATGTCTGTCGCTTATAACGTCGGAATCGGTGGATTCGGCGGCGCGATGGATGGGACTATGAAAGATTCAAAGCTTGGCAGCTGTATGTAGAGCAGCACCGCACAGAGAACAAAGGTGACCAGTACGCTCAGCATCAGATTGCGTTCTTTATATAGTTTTTCAGGGAATTGGACTGCGCTGTTTTTCTTGAAACCGAGGTGAAAATAAAGTGCCATGGTGAAGACAATGGCGGGCGATGCCAGAATCAGTTCCACTTTGTAGCGGGAAATAAAATAGCCCGACAGCAGCGCGAAAAACGCCGCATAAAAGAATACCGACACCAGCAGTCGTTCTTCGTTATAAAATGAAAACGATTCCCTATCGGCCTGAGCGACGCCTTTGTTGCCAATCGTGCGGTATTCGGCAAAGCGTTTAATGGCCATCAGAAAGCCGCCGAACATCCAATAGGCCAGCAGGGCAGAGAGGGGCGGGGCGAATCCCAGACCGGTGCAGTACCAGCCTAAAAGCAGACGAAGTGGATTGTTGATCGATTCGCTAAGTACATCGAGATAGGGTTTATCTTTTGTGCGGACGGGCGGGACATTGTAGGCCAGTCCGGCAATCCAGAGTGCCAGCAGGGTATAGCCCATAGCATGGCTGATAATGAAGCCGCATAGTAAGCCGGCCAATCCAAGCCCGAGCCACTCCACATAGGCCATGGAGATATTGACCTGCCCGCTGGGAATGGGACGGTTCTTTTTTACCGGGTGATGCCGGTCACGCGGAGCATCAAGAATTTCATTGATTACATAATTACTGGATGCCACCAGGCAGGCACCGATAAAACCCAGCAGTATAGAAAAATACTGGATGTGATGGCGGCTTTCCGGATGAAAAAAGATGCAAAGCAGTATCCCTGGAATCATAAAAATATTTTTAAACCAATGGTCGGGCCGTGCAATGTCTATGTAGGCTCTAATCGTCATTTTAACTCCTGGTGATCCTTTTCTTCAGCAATGCGATGAACACGTTGAGTATGTTTTTTCAGCGCGGTTGCATAGCGTATTTTGAAAATATTTATGAGGCTGCGCCGGTGATTTCCCGGTAGTCTGCGTGTAAATTCGCCGCTGACCCGTACTATTTGCAAGGGATCCTGGCCGGGGATGTTCAATGGATGGTGGGGGCATATTCCTCGCCAGAAGCAATGATGTCCCTGTTTGCATGCCTGCTGCACGGCGTCGTCTGATCCCACGTATTGTGGTAGTGCCAGATGGTTTACTTGTTTTTGCAGACGTTGTTCGATGGTTGTTTTTGACCGGTATAGGTCTTCTTCCATGGTCAGCGATTCGCTTCGTCTACCTGCAATAATGGCGTCATCGATACCTGCTAGCGGCAACGTCTGCGGCCAGTCGATGAGGGAGCGATGAACCCATGTATGGGACTGAATGTCAACAAGACCGGATGCATGCATTTCTACCAGTTCTTCCCATGTACAGGGTCGGCGGTTGCTTGCAAGATTTTCAGCACAGGCGTCGCGATGCAGTCCCGGCGAAATAAAGAGGATGGCTTTGTGCCGGTATTTTTTCAGGAGCGGAAAGGCCACTTGATAAAAGTTTGCTGCGCCATCATCGAAGCTCAGCACCACAGACGAGCCGGAATGGGAGTCTTTCTGGTTGATATGTGCCATCAGCTCGTCGGCCGTCAACGTTTTGTAAGCGTTATCGGATAAAAAACGGAGATCTTGTTCAAAGTCGGCGGACTGGACGAGATGGTAGCAGAAAACGGGAAGCCCGTCGTGTAAAGGCGTTGGATTCTTTGACAGAATAAAATAGGGAAGCCCCCCTGTGAAAAAGGCATGCACTTCCGGGCCGTTTTTGCGTATGAAATCAGAAAAGAAACTCATAATGAACGACCAGCCAGTTCAGTGTATATTTCCTGAAGATGTTGCATGTGGGTTCTAATATCAAAGAGTTGTGCACGAATTCGTGCCTTTTCAGAAAAGGCATTATAGAGCGATGTGTCCTCAAGCAGCGTGCATACGCGACCCGCCAGTTCGTTTGTTTTTCCCGGTGTTGTCAGGAAGCCGCATACCCCGTTTTTCACCACTTCCGGAAGGCCGCCGACGGCAGTGCAGACGACCGGAAGCCCTGTCGCTAGAGCTTCGACGGCGGCTAATCCTAGTCCTTCTTTAATGGATGTCATTACCATGACATCGCTAATGGCCAGCAGATCGGATACGTCCGTTCGCTGTCCTGTAAAAATCACGTGCTGATCCAGCTGCATGCCTGTAGCCATATCTTTTAGTGTCGATTCAAGAGAAC from Spartobacteria bacterium includes:
- a CDS encoding prenyltransferase, translated to MTIRAYIDIARPDHWFKNIFMIPGILLCIFFHPESRHHIQYFSILLGFIGACLVASSNYVINEILDAPRDRHHPVKKNRPIPSGQVNISMAYVEWLGLGLAGLLCGFIISHAMGYTLLALWIAGLAYNVPPVRTKDKPYLDVLSESINNPLRLLLGWYCTGLGFAPPLSALLAYWMFGGFLMAIKRFAEYRTIGNKGVAQADRESFSFYNEERLLVSVFFYAAFFALLSGYFISRYKVELILASPAIVFTMALYFHLGFKKNSAVQFPEKLYKERNLMLSVLVTFVLCAVLLYIQLPSFESFIVPSIAPPNPPIPTL